A genomic region of Thiohalophilus sp. contains the following coding sequences:
- a CDS encoding SIMPL domain-containing protein (The SIMPL domain is named for its presence in mouse protein SIMPL (signalling molecule that associates with mouse pelle-like kinase). Bacterial member BP26, from Brucella, was shown to assemble into a channel-like structure, while YggE from E. coli has been associated with resistance to oxidative stress.), translated as MVGQRSLMVAGLSLLLFWLCVAAEASDNSHYDRIHLSVSAQEEVDNDTLRAVLSAREEGEELPALADAVNRTVKQAIAQSKQVPEVEVRTLAYQTRPRYQKQRLIGWQVRQAIELKSGDIKVLSTLLGRLQKTMAIDSLGYTISPARREAMEQTLISRAIEQFQQRAEHVTRQLGRQEFRLVEMQINTEGQAAHLRAMQSVSAMSESAVTAPVVEPGTQTLQVTLNATIELTVK; from the coding sequence ATGGTGGGACAACGAAGCCTGATGGTTGCCGGATTGTCACTGTTATTATTCTGGCTGTGTGTAGCGGCCGAGGCGAGCGACAACAGCCATTATGATCGGATTCATCTCTCCGTCTCTGCCCAGGAAGAGGTCGATAACGATACGCTGCGGGCCGTCTTGTCGGCGCGTGAGGAGGGGGAGGAATTGCCGGCGCTTGCCGATGCGGTTAACCGGACGGTAAAACAGGCTATCGCGCAGAGCAAGCAGGTACCGGAGGTCGAGGTCCGTACCCTGGCGTATCAAACCCGCCCGCGATATCAAAAACAACGTTTGATCGGCTGGCAGGTGCGTCAGGCCATCGAACTGAAAAGCGGGGATATCAAGGTGCTGAGCACGTTGCTGGGCCGTCTGCAGAAAACGATGGCGATCGACTCGCTGGGTTATACGATTTCACCCGCCCGGCGCGAGGCCATGGAACAGACCCTGATCAGCCGGGCCATCGAGCAATTTCAGCAGCGCGCCGAACATGTGACCCGTCAGCTGGGACGCCAGGAGTTTCGCCTGGTGGAAATGCAGATCAATACCGAAGGGCAAGCGGCGCATCTCAGGGCAATGCAAAGTGTTTCCGCCATGTCGGAAAGTGCGGTAACTGCCCCTGTTGTTGAGCCGGGGACACAGACCCTGCAGGTGACCCTCAATGCAACCATCGAGTTAACAGTAAAATAG